A DNA window from Comamonas fluminis contains the following coding sequences:
- a CDS encoding TonB-dependent siderophore receptor: protein MAGGSVPVAWAQAPEKSESSGQQALHSFDVPAGPLKGALLTFAKQAGISLSVELGEQAQRQTTGLKGSMSLQQGFERLLQGSGFKARQVGDGSYALHAQADSSSAKAASVATGATAGAANPEEQAATLQEVTVTGRTQGNLTPPVRQVTTLEREEIETLRHGSDSLATMLSKAVPGMADSSHTITDYGQTLRGRNMLVLVDGVPMNTNRDSSRNLANINPADIEQIEVLRGSSAIYGSGAAGGIVSIRTRRPEGETIAETTVTGVSPLSRLGASGLGGEVQHYMAGGNDKVDYSVSLGARHVGGSFDAKGDRIAPEPSQGDLFDSNIYSVSGKVGFKIDANQRLQLSASHHDAKQSTDYGSDPSVGRLPAGTATAKAIKGLQLADQNRVKNSMLGLDYEHKDLAGSTLAAQLYYRDFFTRFAPFDARAVPVRGANVDQSMQNSSVLGGRLTIKTPLGTGKQSLLIWGADFNQEHTDMPIDIFDPKVYDASGGMVFRKIGRLIYMPEVTTRSLGAFAQLQHRFNEQWSVEGGARYDKASASFGDFVPLSQSRVANPAMVRGGTVNYGDWTFNAGAVFAPAKGHEIYGSYSQGFELPDIGIQVRNATPNFNLGNSLLQSVKTDTVELGWRGKFDSVLANVSVFQSSSDLGALQSFNNGLSLARTKEKVHGLEASMDYFSKDDKLRTGGSLTWMKGKEQPQGAASYQVLTGYRIPPLKLTAYVEYRPDANWSHRLQASYYGSRDYRINSVNAFGRREVSSYTTLDWISRWKIDAKNSVVLSVENLLNRQYYPLYSQLMRSSSNTSRLPAAGAVLKVGYTHRW, encoded by the coding sequence ATGGCGGGAGGCAGCGTGCCCGTGGCATGGGCGCAGGCTCCTGAAAAGTCTGAATCAAGCGGGCAACAAGCGCTGCATTCCTTTGATGTTCCCGCAGGCCCGCTCAAGGGCGCGTTGCTGACATTTGCCAAGCAGGCGGGCATCAGCTTGAGCGTGGAACTGGGCGAGCAGGCGCAGCGCCAGACGACGGGGCTCAAAGGGAGCATGAGCTTGCAGCAGGGGTTTGAGCGACTGTTGCAAGGCAGCGGCTTCAAAGCCCGTCAGGTCGGTGATGGCAGTTATGCGCTGCATGCGCAGGCCGATTCCAGCAGCGCCAAGGCGGCTTCAGTGGCTACCGGTGCCACTGCGGGGGCCGCAAACCCCGAGGAGCAGGCCGCAACCTTGCAGGAAGTGACAGTCACGGGCCGCACGCAGGGCAATCTGACCCCGCCAGTGCGGCAGGTGACGACGCTGGAGCGCGAGGAGATTGAGACTCTGCGCCATGGCTCGGACAGTCTGGCCACCATGCTGAGCAAGGCGGTACCCGGCATGGCGGATTCCAGTCACACCATCACTGACTACGGCCAGACACTGCGCGGGCGCAATATGCTGGTGCTGGTCGATGGCGTGCCGATGAATACCAACCGAGATTCATCCCGCAATCTGGCCAACATCAATCCGGCGGATATTGAACAGATTGAGGTGCTGCGTGGCAGCAGCGCTATTTACGGCAGCGGCGCGGCAGGCGGCATTGTGTCCATTCGCACCCGCAGGCCCGAGGGCGAGACTATTGCCGAAACCACGGTAACCGGCGTATCGCCGCTTTCCAGACTGGGGGCCTCGGGTCTGGGTGGTGAGGTGCAGCACTATATGGCGGGCGGCAATGACAAGGTGGACTACTCCGTCAGCCTGGGTGCCCGGCATGTGGGTGGCTCGTTTGACGCAAAGGGCGACCGTATTGCGCCAGAGCCCAGTCAGGGGGACTTGTTCGACTCCAATATTTATAGCGTCTCGGGCAAGGTCGGCTTCAAGATTGATGCCAATCAGCGGTTGCAACTGTCTGCCAGCCATCACGATGCCAAGCAGTCCACGGACTATGGCTCAGACCCTTCGGTAGGTCGTCTGCCTGCGGGTACAGCAACGGCCAAGGCCATCAAGGGCTTGCAACTGGCCGACCAGAACCGGGTCAAGAACTCCATGCTGGGTCTGGATTACGAGCACAAGGACCTGGCAGGCAGCACCCTGGCGGCGCAGCTTTACTACCGTGACTTTTTCACGCGATTCGCACCGTTTGATGCGCGGGCTGTTCCCGTGCGGGGTGCCAATGTGGATCAGTCCATGCAGAACTCCAGCGTGCTGGGTGGCCGCCTGACGATCAAGACACCGCTGGGAACGGGCAAGCAAAGCCTGTTGATCTGGGGCGCTGACTTCAATCAGGAACACACGGACATGCCCATCGATATCTTCGACCCCAAGGTGTACGACGCCAGTGGCGGCATGGTGTTTCGCAAGATTGGCCGCCTGATCTATATGCCTGAGGTGACCACCCGCAGTCTAGGTGCGTTTGCCCAGTTGCAGCACCGCTTCAATGAACAATGGTCGGTAGAGGGCGGTGCGCGTTATGACAAGGCCAGCGCCAGTTTTGGAGACTTTGTGCCGCTGTCTCAGTCTCGTGTGGCCAACCCCGCCATGGTGCGCGGCGGTACGGTCAACTATGGCGACTGGACCTTCAACGCCGGTGCAGTGTTCGCGCCAGCCAAGGGGCATGAGATTTACGGCTCCTACAGTCAGGGCTTTGAGTTGCCGGACATTGGCATTCAGGTGCGCAATGCCACGCCCAACTTCAATCTGGGTAATTCGTTGTTGCAGTCCGTCAAGACCGATACGGTAGAGCTGGGCTGGCGTGGCAAATTTGATTCGGTGCTGGCCAATGTCAGCGTGTTTCAGTCTTCCTCTGACCTGGGGGCGCTGCAAAGCTTTAACAATGGTCTGTCGCTGGCGCGTACCAAGGAAAAGGTGCACGGGCTGGAAGCCTCGATGGACTACTTCAGCAAGGATGACAAGCTGCGCACCGGCGGCTCGTTAACCTGGATGAAGGGCAAAGAGCAGCCGCAGGGCGCTGCCAGCTATCAGGTGCTGACGGGCTATCGCATTCCGCCGCTCAAGCTCACGGCCTATGTGGAATACCGCCCTGACGCCAACTGGAGCCATCGCCTGCAAGCCAGTTACTACGGTAGCCGGGACTACCGTATCAACAGCGTGAACGCCTTTGGGCGACGCGAGGTCAGCAGCTACACCACGCTGGACTGGATCAGCCGCTGGAAGATCGACGCCAAAAACAGTGTGGTGCTGAGCGTGGAAAACCTGCTGAATCGGCAGTATTACCCGCTGTATAGCCAGCTCATGCGCAGCAGCTCCAACACCAGCCGCTTGCCAGCTGCGGGCGCAGTGCTCAAGGTGGGCTACACGCATCGCTGGTAA
- a CDS encoding PepSY-associated TM helix domain-containing protein, which produces MRQWLRLLHRWLGLAALVFLILAGATGSLLAFEHEIDEWLNPELLRADWTGPALNASELTERIEAQDARLRVSLLPLNTLPGRAAEVQVQARSKEHVLGFDRLLVNPSTGVILGSRKWGAWVLGRAHLMPLVNRFHRSLTMPQRWGHWLMGSVALVWLLLSVAGVVLSLPVKPSAPKSVPSSFWRRWKPAWQIKRGAKGFRWMFDLHRALGLWMLPLFVMLAFSGASLNLGNEIFKPVLAWFGSVSPHPVSSLPAHTTGAQPMAPSAAVQKSREGLPLRARSFEPWYISYMPQQGVYRVAFQEPGFREQLFRVRYEQVFIDAHTGLPKALFGYDSGTRADRFLVWQYPLHSGKALGLPGRIVVGLSGVLLVLMAIAGLQQWRLRRRAANAARQSLK; this is translated from the coding sequence ATGCGTCAATGGCTGCGTTTGCTGCATCGCTGGCTGGGCTTGGCTGCGCTGGTTTTTTTGATACTGGCGGGTGCCACTGGCAGCTTGCTGGCCTTTGAGCACGAGATCGACGAATGGCTCAATCCTGAACTGCTGCGAGCGGACTGGACAGGGCCTGCATTGAATGCCAGCGAGCTGACCGAGCGCATCGAGGCGCAGGACGCCCGGTTGCGGGTGAGCTTGTTGCCACTGAACACCTTGCCGGGTCGCGCAGCAGAAGTGCAGGTGCAGGCCCGCAGCAAAGAGCATGTGCTGGGTTTTGACCGTCTTCTGGTCAATCCCTCGACAGGAGTGATTCTGGGAAGTCGAAAGTGGGGCGCCTGGGTGCTGGGCAGGGCGCACCTGATGCCTCTGGTGAATCGCTTTCACCGATCTCTGACAATGCCCCAGCGTTGGGGGCACTGGCTGATGGGCTCGGTGGCTCTGGTGTGGCTGCTGTTGTCGGTCGCGGGAGTGGTGCTGAGTTTGCCTGTGAAGCCATCGGCGCCAAAAAGTGTGCCTAGTAGCTTTTGGCGGCGCTGGAAGCCCGCATGGCAAATCAAGCGTGGAGCCAAAGGCTTTCGTTGGATGTTCGATCTGCATCGTGCACTGGGGCTTTGGATGCTGCCTTTGTTTGTCATGCTGGCCTTCAGCGGCGCCAGCCTGAACCTGGGTAACGAAATCTTCAAACCCGTGCTGGCCTGGTTTGGAAGCGTCAGCCCTCATCCTGTCAGCAGTTTGCCGGCCCACACCACGGGGGCGCAGCCCATGGCGCCGAGTGCCGCAGTCCAAAAATCCAGAGAGGGCTTGCCCTTGCGGGCGCGCAGTTTTGAGCCCTGGTACATCAGCTACATGCCGCAGCAGGGCGTATATCGGGTTGCGTTTCAAGAGCCGGGCTTTCGCGAGCAACTGTTTCGTGTGCGCTATGAGCAAGTCTTTATCGATGCACACACAGGCTTGCCCAAGGCGCTGTTTGGCTATGACAGCGGCACGCGCGCTGATCGATTTCTGGTCTGGCAGTACCCGCTGCATTCAGGCAAGGCGCTGGGTTTGCCCGGGCGCATTGTGGTGGGCTTGTCGGGCGTATTGCTGGTGCTTATGGCGATTGCGGGACTGCAGCAATGGCGCTTGAGGCGTCGTGCTGCAAACGCTGCACGGCAATCCTTGAAATAG